One genomic region from Listeria monocytogenes encodes:
- the ppaX gene encoding pyrophosphatase PpaX → MTGKITTLLFDLDGTLINTNELIIKTFQVTLQEFLPDRVFTREDILPFIGPSLMETFREINPAHADEMRAFYREYNLKHHDDLILEYDGVYEAIRALYEEDYKLGIVSTKMYDTIMRGLKVTGLDKFFQVVIGLDQVSNAKPDPEGIEMALSLLNATKEEAIMIGDNYHDIEAGKNAETLTAGVAWAIKGPEHLAQFQPDFMLEKMSDLLAIVRDEE, encoded by the coding sequence ATGACTGGGAAAATTACTACATTGTTGTTTGACTTAGATGGTACGCTTATAAATACGAATGAATTGATTATTAAAACATTTCAAGTGACGTTACAAGAGTTTTTGCCGGACCGCGTTTTTACTAGAGAGGATATTTTACCGTTTATCGGGCCTTCTTTAATGGAGACTTTCCGGGAAATAAATCCAGCGCATGCAGATGAGATGCGCGCTTTTTACCGAGAATACAATTTGAAGCATCATGATGATTTAATTTTAGAATATGATGGAGTTTATGAAGCGATTCGTGCTTTATATGAAGAAGATTATAAACTTGGTATTGTATCAACGAAAATGTATGATACGATTATGCGAGGTCTTAAGGTGACTGGCTTGGATAAATTTTTCCAAGTGGTGATTGGATTAGATCAAGTGTCTAATGCTAAACCAGATCCTGAAGGTATTGAGATGGCTCTTTCTTTATTAAATGCGACAAAAGAAGAAGCGATTATGATTGGCGATAATTATCATGATATTGAAGCTGGGAAAAATGCGGAAACCCTAACCGCGGGTGTAGCCTGGGCAATTAAAGGGCCAGAACATTTGGCTCAGTTCCAGCCAGATTTCATGTTAGAAAAAATGAGCGATTTACTCGCAATTGTTAGGGACGAGGAATAA
- the lgt gene encoding prolipoprotein diacylglyceryl transferase yields the protein MGNGVQPLDPVAIQIGSISVKWYGVIIASAVVIALLLALSEANKRKMDKEIIVDLLIWAIPISIISARIYYVIFEWDFYKNNLGEIVKIWHGGIAIYGALIGAVLTAIIFSRIKKISFWQLADVVAPSLIIAQAIGRWGNFMNQEAHGAETTRSFLESLHLPDFIINQMYIDGAYYQPTFLYESLWNVLGFVILLIIRRTKIRRGELFLGYVIWYSFGRFFIEGMRTDSLMWGDFRVSQALSLLLIVLSIGIIIYRRLKMNPPYYMEDKFGKVVKKK from the coding sequence GATACAAATTGGTAGTATATCTGTGAAATGGTACGGAGTTATTATTGCTTCGGCTGTTGTCATCGCGTTACTTCTTGCTTTAAGTGAAGCAAACAAGCGCAAAATGGATAAAGAAATTATTGTGGATTTGCTGATTTGGGCAATTCCAATTTCAATTATTAGTGCTCGAATTTACTATGTTATTTTTGAGTGGGATTTCTATAAGAATAATTTAGGCGAAATAGTGAAAATATGGCACGGAGGTATTGCTATTTATGGTGCGCTAATTGGTGCAGTTTTAACGGCAATTATTTTCTCCCGGATTAAGAAAATTTCGTTCTGGCAACTTGCGGATGTCGTTGCGCCAAGTTTGATTATTGCGCAGGCAATCGGGCGTTGGGGAAACTTCATGAACCAAGAAGCTCATGGTGCAGAAACAACGCGTTCTTTTCTGGAGAGCCTTCATTTACCAGACTTTATTATCAACCAGATGTACATAGATGGTGCTTATTATCAGCCGACTTTCTTATATGAGAGTTTGTGGAATGTACTTGGATTTGTTATTCTATTAATTATTCGTCGTACAAAAATTCGCCGTGGGGAGTTATTTCTTGGCTATGTAATTTGGTATTCATTTGGGAGATTCTTTATTGAAGGAATGCGGACAGATAGCTTAATGTGGGGTGACTTTAGAGTTTCGCAAGCGCTATCTTTACTTCTTATTGTTCTGTCTATTGGCATCATTATCTATCGTCGTTTGAAAATGAATCCGCCATATTATATGGAAGATAAATTTGGTAAAGTAGTTAAAAAGAAATAA
- a CDS encoding acyltransferase gives MRRLDRFNAPDDTVNTLFQVYKTISFWKVLKNTLVIEFGRFFPWMGGKRKIYRVCLGMEIGEKTAIAYKVMPDLFFPEKILIGENSIIGYHTTILTHEYLLSEYRVGEVVIGRDVMVGANVTILPGTVIGDGAVIAAGAVVSVDVPAGSFAYGNPLIIKEKATLT, from the coding sequence TTGAGGCGGCTGGATAGGTTTAATGCACCCGATGATACAGTCAACACCCTTTTTCAAGTGTATAAAACGATTTCTTTTTGGAAGGTTTTGAAGAATACGCTAGTAATAGAATTTGGTCGTTTTTTTCCATGGATGGGCGGTAAACGTAAAATTTATCGTGTCTGTCTTGGAATGGAAATTGGCGAGAAGACTGCCATTGCCTATAAAGTTATGCCGGATTTGTTTTTTCCGGAAAAGATTTTGATTGGCGAAAACTCAATTATTGGGTATCACACAACTATCTTGACGCATGAATATTTACTTTCGGAGTATCGTGTTGGGGAAGTTGTGATTGGTCGGGATGTGATGGTTGGCGCGAATGTCACCATTCTCCCGGGCACAGTAATTGGAGACGGAGCGGTGATTGCTGCTGGGGCGGTTGTCTCGGTGGATGTCCCGGCTGGTAGTTTTGCTTATGGAAATCCATTAATAATAAAAGAAAAAGCTACTCTGACGTAA